The Sorghum bicolor cultivar BTx623 chromosome 6, Sorghum_bicolor_NCBIv3, whole genome shotgun sequence genome contains the following window.
TTGGTTGATGTTGATGGAATCATGCATGGGCTCGGATCATCACCAAGACAACCAATCGGCCACTGTGATGGCTCAAAGGATCCAGCATGCCATGGGAGGGAGACCCCGGTTCCAATCATGTGCAGTGCAGCAAAAGGACCACCACGAAAGCGACGCACGCTTTACTATTCATCTCATCTCCTTCTCTGGCTTCTGGTCCATGCATCACCACATGCCCATCAGCCACTGGCATTCAACTTGGACCAAATATAGAAGCAGGCGACGAGAATGGTTATCATTTATCAAGCGGCGGCAACACATGGTAAGGCCTACAGGATTCCCAGATTCCCAGTTCTCCAAAATCTGCAAGACCTAGCCCAAGAACAGCAGCCGGATAAGAGAAGCATACCAAGGAGGAACAAGGCTCACGGGAACCGCAGCACGGTGCCAGCAAAAGCATACGGTCAACAGCTGCTGGAAGCTGCAAGGCTGGAACCACAGAGGCAAACCGGTTAACTGTTCAATCATGATCACAGCATAACCGTTTACCAAATCTTAACCCTTACTACATAGTTAGAACTAAACACGTGTTCTCTTgagcgcgcgcgcacacacacaccctACTGATGCCGCAAATCATGGTCACAGACACAACTCTTAATGATTGCCGAATGACAGATTAGGCTATCCGCAAACAAACCCTAACAGAGAACTCGTCCATCTAGGTCCCCCAGGCACAGGAGGATACAGACACCCAGCACCAAAAGCCGCCATTCATTCCTGCAGGGGAATAGAAAACGAGCACAAAATTAGCAACAAGCTTTTATTGGTTTCCTACCTAAATGGACAGGAAAATGCGTGACTCCAAGCTCTACAACAATGCGCAGATTTATTGAGTACATCACGATTTCAATCATGTGCTTATATCAAACCAACAAGAAGGGGCTTTATTTCTATGGTCCCGACTGAGCAATCAGAGATCGATACAAGCACATCAACTATTGAGTGGTCAGTAACAGAGTAGGTTTTGGCAGCACATTAATTGGCCGCTACTAGAAACACATGGGAGGGTCCCCGCTAATTATGCGGTTCTTTGGAATTAATGAGCAGCCCTTTAATCATTTGATGCATTCTGAAACAAAAAATGATTAAATATTGACAAACAATAGGCTCACAAACATCCAAATCCAACCATTATGAGTCAACCAACTACACTTCAGATTTGCAAATTGACAACTACACTAGACAAAGATTTGGGTGTAGAAACTACACCCAGTGCATTGGTGCAATAAATCTTGTGATATATAAATGAATATGGCCTGGGATTTTTATGTTCTGATGCAGATCACCATGTCACCATGTTCAAATTTAATGAGGTGATGGTAACACCTCAAGTAGACACACCTTGGCAGATTTCAGTCAGAACCATACAAACTGTATCCAATACCTTATAAGTAGACACACCTTGGCAGATTTCAGTCAGAACCATACAAACTGTATCCAATACCTTATATGATATATCTACTTGTCTTGTTCTGGTTTTGAACTGTGATTTAATATAAGAGACCGTTCTAGAACCATGGCTTTTAATTGTAAATCTGGGTGAAAAAGGGAACTAAGGGGCAGCTCAGATCAAACAGAACTTAAGAAATGAGGACATTCGTACTAACAACGAAGTACCAATGACAACAAGAATACAAGAATATCTAATGACTTCAAGCAACATGGGCAATGGATACAAGACAGCGCTTCACAATGGCAAAAAGGCAATTTCACATAACAGGTCAATAAGTGGCTATCAAACGGCGGCGAAAACAGGACGCACTAACAACTTGGGGTGGATCAAAGGTCATGACATATGGAACTGTGGAAGCAACGTAGGGATGGCTTGGCTTATATATGACGCAGGATAAGAACCATTGCTCAAGCAGACAGCTGTGTGGAAGGATATCAAGAAGCACAACCAAACTAAGCAGGTTCAGTTTACGGATGGTGGGGCTGagaaactaatcatagaaaataaCATATAAAGTACAAAAGTAAATAAGCATATGCTCTATGAAGATCCAGCTTTAAAATTGAGTGAAAATCCTAAATAGTTGCTTTTCAGATCGATCAAAGTCTATAGTTCAGTATAAGGTCATTGATGATGCTAGGATTACATGTTAAATTTGTGAATACTTTTCTATGTTTCACAAGAGGAAAATACTTAAAAATGTTTAAAAGGATCACCAAGTAGTAACTAAAAGGGGATTCTATATTATTTCGTTTGCAGGAATTGCAAGTAATTGATGAAAATAAATTTCAGGAAAGCAATTGATAAACTGCTAATTTAGTTCATCTAGCATTTGTTTTACATCAATTACATGTGCTTTGAGCTTCGGACTGGCTGTCATTTTTGTTGTAAGCCACACGTGGCATCCATGTGGTCTAGTCTAGGCCAAGATAACAGTGTTGAACAACCTGATAGTGTCAATGCTTGATATTAGTACACTTATATTAGAAGTTGATAACCACAAGGTAACTGGCAGAGCTAGACTGAAACTTAGAAATAACAAATTCACATAAGTATAGCTCATAAGATAACAATGATTCATACATTAGAATATGAATTGCACAACATATAAGGAAATCAACAGTAAAGCAAAAGCATATTTCTGTTAGGAAAGTTAAGTGAAGTATAAATTTGAGAAGATAGTAAGGTTATTCAGGTTAAGGCAGAATCTCACAACATAGAATAGTAATGAAATATGTTCTTATTGTTTCAGGAAGGTTATGAGCATAGAATATATGCCTTTTACAATAACAGGCAGTCGGGCACAAGCCTTCATGGAGTAGTTGAATGAATCAGATGCATACAATGTAGCACCTGGTTTTAAGGACAACCAGAACACACCATATGGGAGCCTAGGAAGTCAAATCACACCATATTTATACGGTATGTAATAAAGGCATTgtctttgatattaccctttatttgtaaCTGTATGTGTGAATTGaattcctgggcacacatatgggatatacctggttttgttcttaaaactggGTGCTACATACACAATACATATTGTGTCAATATGAAGCTGGGCAAACATATCAAAGCCTATCCTTGAAACAAGTATGAATTTTTGCTCAGCTCAGAATCATATTGCATCTCGTAGTGAGTCCAGCTTAAATATAAAAACCGACTTCAAGTCGATACAGAGCTCAGTTTAGATATCCTCTCATGTTTTCATATACTAATGTACAGCAAAGAAAAAATCTTCATCAACATCACCTAAGAATTTAGTGAgttcaagatctaaactcatTAACATTCTCCAAGATGAAACACCAGCATCTCTGTTAGTAGAGTTCTATAAAATGCTAAGGGCTAAGCAGGCGACTGGGTAGCACCTAGCACTTAGTCTACAAACATGGAGACAACTGATGTTTCGAATTGGAGATATTTACACTTCAATGTTTATATGATTAGGGCATCTGTAGTGTGCAAAAATCACCAGCCTTGAGGCCCAGCTGGTATCGTTAGGGGTGACCGCACATACATACCATCATAGGACCAAACTTCAAGATTGAGGCCGGGTCTCAAGGAATTTAAAAAAATCAGCATGCTGCTATTGCCTCCGTCTCCAATCCTAAGGGCTAAGCAGGCGACTGGGTAGCGCCTAGCACTTAGTCTACAAACATGGAGACAACTGATGTTTCGAATTGGAGATATTTACACTTCAATGTTTATGAATGATTAGGGCATCTGTAGTGTGCAAAAATCACCAGCCTTGAGGCTCAGCTGGCATCGTTAGGGGTGACCGCACATACATACCATCATAGGACCAAACTTCAAGATTGAGGCCGGGTCTCAAGGAATTAAAAAAATTCAGCATGCTGCCATTGCCTCCGTCTCCAATCCCTACATTACAGCATAGTCACCGCCTGACTGCCAGCAACTTTGGCGCTCCAACCAGCAGCAAAAAGGCCATGCAGAAGCAACCAACAATCCACGGGAGAGCCGTCACCTCCTCGTTCATTTCCCAAACTGGAAACGAGTCTTGCATGAAGCACCGGCCAGTGCCCGTCTTCACCAACTCCATCCACTCATGTGATGGCGAGGGAGCAGGAGTATCGTCTCTTGTGCCGACTTTTAGCACCGAAGGACACTCTCATGCCAGAGAACAGCTGGGGCGGCGGGAACTCATGCCAGTGGCGGTGCCTCTCACACGACCTGACAACAGGGGCATCGGGGAGAAGGGCTCCAACAGGAGCAGGTGTGGGACCAGTGGATCTTGCATTGGCAGAGCTCTCACACTGACTGAGGAGCAGGAGCAGAGGCAGTGGACGGCAGGGAGTTCTGCCGCTGGTGCGAGGTTAACCATGTGCCGACAAGTATGGGAGAAAAAGAGATTAGGGATTTCTTTTATGATGAACATGGGCCGCACCTTAAGACCCATATATATGAGACCTTATACATAACATAAGAGAGAGACCTCAGCACAGGTGTGTCTCAGCTTATGGTTAAGGCCAGCCATACACATTCTGGATGCCCTTATTTACTATGTTGTTCGGGTCAGGACAGATAGCACAGATGTAACACTTGTCTTGAACCCACCTGCCCAAAAATCTTTATACCAAAAGCAACATCCCCTCACCTCCCTCCCCTCGCCACCTCTTACCCTCCGTCTAGCATAATTTTTGTTGCTACTGATTCTTCCCTCCTTAGCAGTCTTCTCAACCCAGCACCTCCTCCAAACATGCCTCAACCCCACTCTGCCCACACATGCACCCAGTATCACTTCAGTGCCAGTCTATCTTAACACGCTGCCCCTTGAGTGGCCTATGTCGTGCCAGCAATTAAACTGCCGATATCAGTCCAAACCAGAGCAGCAGTGTGCATAGGCCAATTTCAGGATCACAATACCAATAAATTTTACCAAGCAAGTACAATTCATTTGAACGCATAAATTAAATCCAATATATAAAACAACAATCCTCTTGAACAGCATAGCACATTACAGATGAGTTAAACAGTTTTCCATTTTCAAAATGTGTACGCTTCATATAAGAACAATCTATTGCTATTTTGATGTGCATGTTTCAAAAGCGACCTAGGATCATGCAGTTCTACCATAGGCTAAAGTTCGCAAATCTCTGTAACACAAAGGCTCAATTAAAAACAGCAAGCCAGCATAAACTGGTTTCAACATAAACTCTTGCTCGCGACATAACAATTATATCTATAAACAGCATCCAAGTTATGACTGAACCCATTTTGAGAACATCACCAAACAATGCGATTTGGATGATGTCATCCAACAGCAAAGTGAAACTCTGCACATAAATAGGGCGTATTTCCATACCAGAAATACAAGGCATAGGTGCAAAAACACAGCGCATCTAATGCACATCAAACTGCACAGGGCCAGGTTTTAGGTAACAGACCGTCACACGGCACGGGAACCTTGCAGATAAATCATTGCAATTAAAAACAAACGCCACAAATCAAAATGCACCCAACTAACAGGGTTCACAGATGCGTTTGAGCAGCACAGGAGCCAGGGATAAAGAAAATACCTAGTGAGTCCGTGCCGAGGCAGACCTAATCGCTCTCCTCCCCCTCCGCTCCCTCATCCTCCTCAGGAACCACGTCAGCATCGTCATCGTCGTCCTCAGCAGCAGCCTCCTCCGGAGTGACGAGGTACGCCCCGGGCTGCgggggcgcgcggcggcgggttCGTGACGGGAGGATGTTGCTGAGATCTACCTCGGCCATCGGGTCTTCGAcgagctcgtcgtcgtcgtcgctgccgccgccgccgccgccgccgccctcctcGTCGTCGCTGCTCTCCTCGctgtcgtcctcctcctcctcctcctcctcgactACCATCTTGCCCTTACCCTTGTCAGCCGCGCTAACCCTGGCCCTGGCCGCCTCAGCCACGgcggcagcctcctcgtcgacgTCGGGACGCGCGGCCTTGAGGGGCGCGAGGTCGGCGTCGGCTCCCGCATCCGCCTCGGGCTTGCGCTTCGCCGGGGAGGGGGAGGGTGCCGGAGCCGGGGCCTGGGCGGGGTCGGTGGCCACGGGCTGGGGCTCGCCGTCGGCGGTGGCCATCGCGCGGGGGGGTGAGGGGGGAGAGGGGGGTTGAGCTAGGGTTTTAGGACGGTGAGCGCGGTGTTGTGTCGTGTAGCGAATGAAGAGCGGGGAAGAGaggactagaactagaggaggtGGGCTTCGCAGCCTTAACGGTGGTGGCGCGGTTTGGTGGACATGTTATGGGCCGTATTTCCGGCCTTGGGGCTGGGGCATGCTGCGGGCCTAACGATATATCTGTCTAAAAAAAAGTTTATTTTTCCTCCCTTAATTTCCGTGAAAGTTCCTTTTTCCTTCTTGAATTTTAAAATCGAACAAATTATCTCTCTCAAATTTTAAAACTGTAGGTTTTATATTCTTGACACGGTTATAAATGGTTTTGAAggtgattttatttttttatattttttatttattttggttgaatttttgaaaaaatcataACAAATcataaaatcataaaataaaaaaaaaatctgattttgttggactctaaATGAGTATATCTACatattaaatatataatatgatatgttttagtacaaagtttttgttgtagattttgatctattattttttataattaattagaatacttCATAATTGTAGTTTCTAAAGTTCCAGTTGtggtaattttttttattgtgatctaattattgtatgcttgaactgtaTAAAAAtgtcatactcattggatcatatcTATACCTAACTAGTATAAtgtccgtgctaacgctacgggttatataaaattcaaaattaTTCTATCAATTTTAAAATACTTAGTTGCTAATTGTGCTTTGTCAAAACTATTTCCATATAAGTTATTGTCGCAATTTAAGACTCTTCTAAAATTCAAGAGGAAAGAAATTGGATCTCTTAAATCAACTCAAACTTCAAAATTTGGTGTTAGCAGAAAAAAAACCACTCCATATAATTGAGTCCATGCAAAAAGATAATATGTTTCTTGGAAGTGAAACATGAAGGAGGATAACAGGTCTTAGAGTTAATGCGTGCACAGATCTCTTGCTCATTATATTTATCTTTAATGTTAcaacaacgacgacgacgacgatgacaaAATCCCACATAAAAACCAACACAATTGATTTAAATTAATCTTCCTTTTAAATAGAGCGCTCGCAAATTTGAGAGCAAACATGTTCAACATGAAAGTACAAAGATTGTAGCTACCCAAGGAATTAATCTCATCACCATCCTTTCATCCAGCTTCAACATGCTCTTCCGTCTTCTCCACTCCGTGCAAAGCATCGCTGTAGCAAAGGATTCTAtcataagagcaactccaagccacctcctaaacaagtccctattctaaatctagggatttgatccaaaaaaaatcaactccaacccacctcctacttGGACTCCCATTTTCCATGCCCTCCCAAATTATAGTTTCAGCCTCTCACATCTAGAACCCCCTATCCAATAGATCCCACCTACTTTCCTCTCTCCACCCATAAATCAAGACAAGAATATGTGAGATAAGAACTTGATCTATTTTCCATTGGAGTTGGGTCTTAATTTGAGCCCCtactttttttatcatagcttttaaataaaagtttaaggACTTAATTtagggacttaggttggagttgctctaagatcTCAATTTTTTTGGGGATCCAATTGGATAGAGAATATGGTGTACACGACAATGCATGGTACATAATACAAAGAGCTCACCACTGATGTCACTGGGTCAGAAAGTTGATGTTCATGAAACTGACAAGGCCCCATTGATCCAACCCACCCGTGTGCACCATCAGCTACTGAGAATGTGTGAAAACTTAAAAATTCAATCGTCAAATGGTAATGTAACAAATCCGACAACAGGTGGTTACCTTTGCAGGTCCAAGTGCTAGACTGGTCTAGTGACCATGCGCAAACATTGAATCCAAAACAACATAAAGTAATGATGTCACATATTATCAAATAAGTCAGCTTCCAATAGATATTACTGGAGAGAAAGAGCTTTCGTAGCAGCTCTTTAATTTTTATATGCATCTTTCCTCAGTGAAACAAGATGCCCTAAGCTATCTGACTGAAATTTCCTACAGTACAATGCATCTATCGGGACATTATTGTCTTCAACCATTgtctatcaaaaaaaaaaactttcctaACGGTGGGTCACTAAGGCAGCAAATGAATCATCAAGGCATTTTGAATAATCAAATCATTAGATTAAACCCTTTTTTGCAAACATGAAATAATTGAAAATCAAGTTTAACCTTGAATTTACAAAATGCACAGAAATTAATGTGTGAAGATGTGTGCATCTTTATTGTTAATTAGATGATAGAGATGAAGCAAACAGCTAGAATACAAACACAAATGTAAACTTGGTAACCTTTTTGTCAATTTGTGGCGGCATTTTCTCCTTCCTACTCTACCCAATCCCAGCAGGTACTGCAGTGTTTAGCTACTTCAGATAATTAAGCCCAATAGATGATCACTGATCGTTATGAAAGAATAGAGCAGAACACAATGAAAGTCATCATTTCAATCACCATTCACTATGGGAATTTTTGCTAAGAAATAAAAAATGTATATATTACCAATGCTAGTTACTGGACAGTTCCAGATGCATAAAGCTTGGGTTGGTCAGTTCGACACAGCACCAAAGAAAGGAAAAGGGCGACATACCTAGTGGATGATCGACACCAATTGACATCATTGCCTCACACCAAGCGCCTGTGTCGTTGGCGAGGAACAGAAAGTTGGTCCATTGCAGATCAGATCAAGAGGGAGGAACAGCCAGAGGATAGCTTGGGCCATCGTTCTTCATCGCGATGACAGGGACGACCAAGAGGTGAGTGGCGGCGCGGAACCGATGCCGACGCCATCGGGGTCAAGGTCGG
Protein-coding sequences here:
- the LOC8070841 gene encoding histone H2A.Z-specific chaperone chz-1 translates to MATADGEPQPVATDPAQAPAPAPSPSPAKRKPEADAGADADLAPLKAARPDVDEEAAAVAEAARARVSAADKGKGKMVVEEEEEEEDDSEESSDDEEGGGGGGGGSDDDDELVEDPMAEVDLSNILPSRTRRRAPPQPGAYLVTPEEAAAEDDDDDADVVPEEDEGAEGEESD